The proteins below come from a single Methanothrix thermoacetophila PT genomic window:
- the thiL gene encoding thiamine-phosphate kinase → MRFSDIGERSLISKITEVLGGLEHDDCAVVELDGDYLVVTTDMLHRETDFPDQATPWQIGWMSAAVNLSDIAAMGAEPLGVLIASGIPPETDLEFVEEIFEGIRDCVKAHGTEVLGGDTDAHRELTICGTALGRVSRERILRRRGARPGDLLCTTGSLGGAGAGLKALKIGRIDLARRLLEPCPRVREGIALAGTGAVTAMMDNSDGLALSLHDLAEAGGTGFLVECERIPIAEEVRAIAESDDEALEMVLRAGGDFELLLTVREDMIDDARKACELTVIGRAVETGIWLERDGSRIPISRRGYEHGS, encoded by the coding sequence ATGAGATTCTCTGACATCGGGGAGCGCTCACTGATATCTAAAATAACGGAGGTGCTTGGCGGGCTGGAGCATGACGACTGCGCGGTCGTCGAACTTGATGGCGATTATCTTGTGGTAACCACAGACATGCTCCACAGAGAGACCGATTTTCCGGACCAGGCCACACCGTGGCAGATCGGCTGGATGAGCGCTGCTGTCAACCTTAGCGACATCGCGGCGATGGGCGCAGAGCCACTCGGAGTTCTGATCGCATCTGGAATACCGCCTGAAACAGATCTCGAGTTCGTAGAAGAGATATTCGAGGGAATCAGGGACTGTGTGAAGGCGCATGGCACAGAGGTGCTCGGGGGCGATACAGACGCACACAGAGAGCTCACGATATGTGGCACCGCTCTCGGGAGAGTATCTCGAGAGAGAATCCTGAGGAGAAGGGGCGCGCGACCAGGGGATCTGCTATGCACCACAGGCTCTCTCGGCGGTGCCGGGGCTGGACTGAAGGCGCTGAAGATCGGCAGGATCGATCTCGCGCGCCGGCTTCTGGAGCCGTGCCCCAGGGTGAGGGAGGGCATCGCTCTCGCAGGGACAGGAGCCGTGACAGCGATGATGGATAACAGCGACGGGCTCGCACTCTCACTCCACGATCTAGCCGAGGCTGGAGGCACGGGGTTCTTGGTTGAATGCGAGCGCATACCCATCGCAGAGGAGGTCAGAGCGATCGCCGAGAGCGATGATGAGGCTCTGGAGATGGTTCTCAGGGCGGGAGGCGACTTCGAGCTTCTCCTCACTGTCAGAGAGGATATGATCGATGATGCGAGAAAAGCCTGCGAGCTCACTGTGATAGGTCGTGCTGTGGAAACTGGCATCTGGCTCGAGAGGGATGGCAGCAGGATTCCCATATCCAGAAGAGGATATGAGCACGGCTCGTAG
- a CDS encoding formylmethanofuran dehydrogenase subunit B codes for MRLQIEDVLCTFCGCLCDDIKVEVDEGRIEKVRGACRLGSSKIMGHNRIKSPMIRVNGELKEISYEEAYRRAAEILINARHPLLYGWASTTCEALKKGILLAEEIGGVVDTTATVCHGPSIIGIEEKGAVGSTLGQIKNRADLIVFWGCNPSEAHPRHTLRYSSNACGRFTPDGRKGRKVLVVDVRETRTARNADRFLRIQPGTDYEIISALRMIIGGKADSLPEDVAGVSKKELIEIAEMMKSAKFGAIFFGLGLTHSRGRYKNVDNALSLVSELNSHTKFVIMAMRGHYNVTGAGQVLAWSSGYPMAVDYARGAPYYNPGETSCCDLLSRRDVDAALIIASDPASNLPRGCVEALAEMPVIQIDPFENPTTLFADVVIPSAIAGIEVEGTAYRMDGLSLRLRKLVDVEYPGDVEILQAILDNVRRLRDDN; via the coding sequence ATGAGATTGCAGATCGAAGATGTGCTCTGCACCTTCTGCGGCTGCCTCTGTGATGATATAAAGGTCGAGGTGGATGAAGGCAGGATAGAGAAGGTCCGTGGGGCGTGCAGGCTGGGCTCCTCGAAGATCATGGGGCATAACAGGATAAAATCGCCCATGATACGCGTGAACGGAGAGCTGAAGGAGATTAGCTACGAGGAGGCATACAGAAGGGCGGCCGAGATTCTGATCAACGCCAGACATCCACTCCTCTACGGATGGGCCTCCACCACATGCGAGGCTCTGAAGAAGGGAATTCTCTTAGCGGAGGAGATCGGCGGGGTTGTCGATACCACAGCGACTGTATGTCACGGCCCATCGATCATAGGAATTGAGGAGAAGGGAGCCGTTGGCTCCACTCTTGGCCAGATAAAGAACCGCGCAGATCTGATAGTATTCTGGGGGTGCAACCCATCAGAGGCGCATCCAAGGCACACGCTCAGATACTCATCAAATGCATGCGGCAGGTTCACACCTGATGGGAGAAAGGGCAGAAAGGTTCTGGTCGTTGATGTGAGGGAGACGAGAACCGCCAGGAACGCTGACAGATTTCTGAGAATCCAGCCGGGGACGGACTACGAGATAATATCCGCGCTGCGCATGATCATCGGAGGAAAGGCAGATTCTCTGCCGGAGGATGTAGCGGGCGTCTCCAAAAAAGAGCTCATCGAGATCGCGGAGATGATGAAGAGCGCGAAGTTCGGCGCGATATTCTTCGGTCTTGGGTTGACACACAGCAGGGGCAGATACAAGAACGTCGACAATGCTCTTTCCCTGGTGTCGGAGCTCAACAGCCACACGAAGTTCGTGATAATGGCTATGAGGGGGCACTACAACGTCACCGGCGCAGGACAGGTACTGGCGTGGTCCTCCGGGTATCCAATGGCTGTTGATTACGCCCGTGGTGCGCCATACTACAATCCCGGAGAGACATCGTGCTGCGATCTCCTGAGCAGGCGTGATGTCGATGCAGCCCTGATCATAGCCTCAGATCCGGCATCGAACCTGCCCAGGGGCTGCGTCGAGGCTCTCGCGGAGATGCCGGTGATACAGATAGATCCATTCGAGAATCCGACGACGCTATTCGCGGATGTTGTGATACCAAGCGCGATCGCAGGCATCGAGGTCGAGGGGACTGCCTACAGGATGGATGGCCTCTCGCTCCGGCTGAGAAAGCTTGTTGATGTGGAATACCCGGGAGATGTGGAAATACTCCAGGCGATTCTCGATAATGTCAGGAGGCTCAGAGATGATAATTAA
- a CDS encoding formylmethanofuran dehydrogenase subunit A yields MIIKGGIVYDPANGIFGEEMDICIENGRIAEDAGGEVIDARGLLVMPGGVDAHSHIAGPKLNTGRIMRPDDSRMGTEPRTRVCRPSTGYTVPNCYAIGYRYARLGYTTAFEAATPIIEARHTHEELEEIPIVDKGALTLFGSNWTVMECVRENDMDMLAAYVAWGLRAARGYGVKIVNPGGGEAWGFGSNVKSVHDPVPHFDVTPAQIIRALAEVNERLRLPHSIHLHFNNLGRPGNYTTAIETLELLKDIKPSRMRQVVHVAHMQFSAYGGTGWKDFESKASAIAEYFNQTNHATMDLGQIIFGPATTMTADAPLEYANARIGHQKWSNHDIELEESSGVVPWVYTRKMPVNAVQWAIGLELALLTKDPWKVVMTTDHPNGGPFVNYPEIISLLMSREKREEEMKTLHEVVRSRSTLPSIEREMDWSEIVIMTRAAPARILGLEDKGHLGIGADGDVSIYNIRPDEIDPSKDHAVVKAGMSRAKYTIKGGAVVVRDGEIVAAPQGRTYWVDAAVPESDMDRMLSSLKEKFERYYSIRMSNYMVQDAYVPNPVVVNAGMQPLKEVI; encoded by the coding sequence ATGATAATTAAAGGGGGCATCGTCTACGATCCTGCCAACGGGATCTTCGGCGAGGAGATGGATATATGCATAGAGAACGGCCGGATAGCTGAGGACGCCGGCGGGGAGGTGATTGATGCCAGAGGTCTTCTGGTTATGCCTGGCGGTGTGGATGCGCACTCGCATATCGCAGGGCCGAAGCTGAACACTGGAAGGATAATGCGCCCCGACGACTCCAGGATGGGAACTGAGCCGAGGACGAGGGTCTGCAGGCCGTCGACGGGATATACGGTGCCTAACTGCTACGCCATAGGCTACAGGTACGCCAGGCTTGGATACACCACCGCGTTCGAGGCCGCGACGCCGATAATAGAGGCCCGCCACACGCATGAGGAGCTGGAGGAGATCCCAATCGTTGACAAGGGCGCCCTTACGCTCTTCGGAAGCAACTGGACCGTGATGGAGTGCGTGCGCGAGAACGATATGGATATGCTCGCTGCATACGTTGCGTGGGGCTTGAGGGCCGCGCGCGGATACGGCGTTAAGATCGTGAATCCGGGCGGCGGCGAGGCATGGGGTTTCGGATCGAACGTGAAGAGCGTGCACGATCCGGTGCCGCACTTCGATGTAACTCCAGCACAGATTATACGAGCGCTTGCAGAGGTCAACGAGCGTCTCAGACTTCCACACTCGATACACCTGCACTTCAACAATCTGGGCAGGCCTGGGAATTACACCACAGCGATCGAGACCCTTGAGCTGCTGAAGGACATAAAGCCGAGCAGGATGCGGCAGGTTGTGCATGTCGCGCACATGCAGTTCTCAGCGTATGGCGGCACAGGCTGGAAGGACTTCGAGTCGAAGGCATCTGCGATAGCGGAGTACTTCAACCAAACAAATCATGCTACGATGGATCTCGGCCAGATAATATTCGGCCCTGCCACAACAATGACCGCTGATGCGCCGCTGGAGTATGCGAACGCCAGGATCGGGCACCAGAAATGGTCGAACCACGATATAGAGCTAGAGGAGTCCAGCGGTGTGGTGCCGTGGGTTTACACGAGAAAGATGCCTGTCAACGCGGTCCAGTGGGCGATAGGGCTGGAGCTAGCGCTTCTCACAAAAGATCCTTGGAAGGTGGTCATGACAACAGACCATCCGAACGGCGGGCCGTTCGTCAACTACCCTGAGATAATATCGCTGCTGATGAGCAGGGAGAAGCGCGAGGAGGAGATGAAGACGCTGCACGAGGTGGTGAGATCAAGAAGCACCCTACCATCGATTGAGAGAGAGATGGATTGGTCAGAGATCGTGATAATGACGAGAGCTGCACCTGCGAGAATTCTTGGCCTGGAGGACAAGGGGCATCTTGGCATCGGCGCTGATGGAGATGTATCGATATACAACATCAGACCAGATGAGATCGACCCGTCGAAGGATCATGCAGTGGTGAAGGCAGGCATGTCCAGGGCGAAGTACACGATAAAGGGCGGTGCTGTTGTAGTAAGGGACGGCGAGATAGTCGCAGCGCCACAGGGAAGGACATACTGGGTGGATGCCGCTGTTCCTGAGAGCGATATGGATCGCATGCTGTCTTCTCTCAAAGAGAAGTTCGAGAGGTACTACAGCATAAGGATGTCGAACTACATGGTGCAGGACGCGTATGTACCGAATCCGGTTGTGGTGAATGCTGGAATGCAGCCTCTGAAAGAGGTGATCTGA
- a CDS encoding DUF58 domain-containing protein, whose product MDTEFFEELERFSLLVKKRVSTAHIGSRRSIRFGHGISPVGYREYRKGDDFKLVDWKVYARTERLYVREHEEERSLLVHILLDSSGSMRFNRKFELASEIAAGFAFIAAQENEKFSVSTFAEELRAGEPVRGVGNLLKVIDLLDGTKPSGGTDILKASDQFDRMISTTSLVVLISDMLDDLDKVETAIYRLSRHDLIVVQILSHEERDLGIAGDARFIDMESGESLITRVSQRLRDDYRSRLEAHNSRISEVCDSVGSSRFLFDSEMQVFDAFSEILRAGVLKV is encoded by the coding sequence ATGGACACGGAGTTCTTCGAGGAGCTTGAGCGTTTCAGTTTGCTGGTCAAAAAGAGGGTATCCACAGCACATATTGGGTCCAGAAGGTCCATACGGTTCGGCCACGGGATAAGCCCTGTCGGATACCGCGAGTACAGGAAGGGGGATGACTTCAAGCTCGTCGACTGGAAGGTGTATGCAAGGACGGAACGGCTCTATGTCAGGGAGCATGAGGAGGAGCGGAGTCTTCTGGTTCACATCCTCCTTGACTCGAGCGGCAGCATGCGCTTCAACAGAAAGTTCGAGCTTGCATCGGAAATCGCTGCAGGCTTTGCGTTCATTGCAGCACAGGAGAACGAGAAGTTCTCAGTCTCCACCTTCGCAGAGGAGCTCAGGGCGGGGGAGCCTGTGAGGGGTGTCGGAAACCTCCTGAAGGTGATAGATCTCCTGGACGGCACCAAGCCATCTGGCGGCACGGATATACTGAAGGCATCAGACCAGTTCGACAGGATGATCTCGACGACCAGCCTTGTTGTTCTCATATCAGATATGCTGGACGATCTCGATAAGGTGGAGACCGCGATCTACAGATTGTCACGCCATGATCTCATCGTTGTGCAGATACTCTCGCATGAGGAGCGCGATCTCGGAATAGCCGGAGATGCGAGGTTCATCGATATGGAGAGCGGAGAATCTCTCATAACAAGGGTGAGCCAGAGGCTCAGAGACGATTACAGATCCAGGCTCGAGGCGCACAACTCCAGGATATCAGAGGTCTGCGATTCTGTGGGGTCGAGTCGGTTTCTATTCGATTCGGAGATGCAGGTCTTCGATGCATTCTCAGAGATACTGAGAGCCGGAGTGCTTAAGGTCTGA
- a CDS encoding molybdopterin dinucleotide binding domain-containing protein: MKAVMISGRTLAQGAGCEDKMSPLYINEVSCCYLSEEDYRALGLSDGMNLLLTSPHGSAVLRAGVDRGLPQGMVFIPMGPWANMLTGTDTKGCGMPGFKGVEVEVTPTDEKVLDIRELMLRGR, translated from the coding sequence TTGAAGGCTGTCATGATCTCCGGAAGGACCCTCGCGCAGGGAGCTGGCTGCGAGGATAAGATGTCTCCACTGTACATCAACGAGGTCTCATGCTGTTATCTCTCTGAGGAGGACTACAGGGCACTGGGGCTCTCAGATGGTATGAATCTGCTTCTGACCAGCCCACATGGAAGTGCGGTGCTGAGGGCTGGTGTGGACAGGGGACTGCCACAGGGCATGGTTTTCATACCCATGGGGCCGTGGGCGAACATGCTGACAGGCACAGATACAAAGGGCTGCGGGATGCCCGGATTCAAGGGTGTGGAGGTGGAGGTCACACCCACAGATGAGAAGGTGTTGGATATCCGCGAATTGATGTTGAGAGGTCGATGA
- a CDS encoding AAA family ATPase: MSEDLSSIYARAPAIFRGIRGEIEKVMVGQRVAIEQLLASIIAGGHALLESNPGLGKTLLIKTTAKTMSLSFSRIQCTPDLMPADITGTTIIEEVDGEKRFRFEPGPIFANIVLADEINRASPKTQSAMLESMQEKQVTVGNRTYRLDDPFFVLATQNPIEMEGTFPLPEAQLDRFLMKIKLDYPSPEEEFQIMERYTGRVEPRVQSVASKEEILGLQQIAREVPISEDLRKAAVQLVVSTRNWNGVRYGASPRASIGLVLAAKSRALLDGRNYVSREDLHVMAYPILRHRLILTFEAERRGLTQDQVITDILKELKI; the protein is encoded by the coding sequence ATGTCAGAGGATCTGAGTAGCATTTATGCGAGGGCGCCTGCAATATTCAGGGGGATACGTGGGGAGATCGAGAAGGTCATGGTCGGGCAGAGGGTGGCTATAGAGCAGCTTCTCGCCTCCATAATCGCGGGAGGGCATGCGCTTCTTGAGTCCAACCCGGGCCTTGGGAAGACCCTGCTGATAAAGACCACAGCGAAGACCATGAGCCTGAGCTTCAGCCGGATACAGTGCACACCTGATCTGATGCCGGCTGACATCACAGGGACCACGATCATCGAGGAGGTCGACGGGGAGAAGAGGTTCAGGTTCGAGCCCGGGCCGATATTCGCAAACATAGTCCTGGCGGATGAGATAAACAGAGCCTCGCCAAAGACGCAGTCTGCGATGCTCGAGTCGATGCAGGAGAAGCAGGTAACTGTTGGGAACAGGACCTACAGGCTCGACGATCCGTTCTTCGTCCTGGCAACGCAGAACCCGATAGAGATGGAGGGTACGTTCCCGCTTCCAGAGGCGCAGCTCGACAGGTTCCTCATGAAGATAAAGCTTGATTACCCATCGCCCGAGGAGGAGTTCCAGATCATGGAGCGATACACTGGACGGGTGGAGCCAAGGGTTCAGAGCGTTGCGAGCAAGGAGGAGATCCTGGGGCTGCAGCAGATAGCGAGGGAGGTGCCGATCTCCGAGGATCTCAGAAAGGCTGCAGTGCAGCTCGTGGTTTCTACAAGAAACTGGAATGGGGTGAGATACGGGGCCAGCCCGAGAGCCAGCATAGGTCTCGTCCTCGCAGCCAAATCAAGAGCTCTGCTCGACGGCAGGAACTACGTCTCCAGGGAGGATCTCCATGTCATGGCGTATCCTATCCTGAGGCACAGGCTCATACTGACATTCGAGGCTGAGCGGCGGGGCCTGACCCAGGACCAGGTGATCACCGACATACTGAAAGAGTTGAAAATCTGA
- a CDS encoding DUF2098 domain-containing protein: MSLPACMVMVMEIKEGSLVRYNGTGTVGVVKLIKEEDGETWALLDSTDLYYLTSYLEPIEKVPERKELSGMSLEDLTERMKEEKELMERARLHDENLECGG, encoded by the coding sequence ATGAGTCTTCCGGCTTGCATGGTGATGGTGATGGAGATAAAGGAAGGATCCCTGGTCAGGTACAACGGTACTGGGACTGTGGGGGTCGTAAAGCTCATAAAAGAGGAGGACGGGGAGACCTGGGCGCTTCTGGATTCCACAGATCTCTACTACCTCACATCCTACCTGGAGCCCATAGAGAAGGTCCCTGAGCGCAAGGAGCTCAGCGGCATGTCTCTTGAGGATCTCACGGAGAGGATGAAGGAGGAGAAAGAGCTGATGGAACGTGCCAGGCTCCATGATGAGAACCTCGAGTGCGGTGGATGA
- a CDS encoding DUF2117 domain-containing protein, producing the protein MMRTSSAVDERRLLIGVVIHGPEVVDTGFALQALEWLEERGDVVAVLGGTMGRVAVIDAGLERRIDISRRRSPSQSVHDLQHSDLTVLLNHAKSRETGLVFGAIVAARARPANPLVQVDSGGRFVAALANLSEKSDAIAKGLASHFGFDILDACMPYDNLRQEGDVIVRRMSGVLPGERISVNGTVIGTATDAHVEIMARDGRIVGGRGINLKRHGLEKLPYVDLRSAILRSGSVRRTAGMLKPRISSVKTSRNGRFAIIDHAAEESFEHASDASFVITIGDDTTAIAGDVLSRLGIPVLGIVDGDLDCICNGLVMPEGSVVVRVREGNDDIIGRAIKAISEKHRPSSLNEALDMVREVAGERIVSVIRCNGR; encoded by the coding sequence ATGATGAGAACCTCGAGTGCGGTGGATGAGCGCAGGCTCTTGATAGGCGTTGTAATTCATGGCCCTGAGGTAGTGGATACTGGGTTTGCTCTTCAGGCCCTGGAGTGGCTTGAGGAGCGTGGTGATGTGGTGGCAGTCCTCGGCGGTACCATGGGCAGGGTTGCGGTCATCGACGCCGGGCTTGAGAGAAGGATAGATATCAGCAGGCGCAGGTCCCCCAGCCAGTCTGTGCACGACCTCCAGCACTCGGATCTCACAGTTCTCCTGAACCATGCGAAGAGCAGGGAGACGGGGCTTGTTTTTGGAGCGATCGTGGCTGCAAGGGCAAGGCCCGCGAATCCCCTAGTTCAGGTGGACTCCGGCGGTCGCTTCGTCGCAGCCCTTGCGAATCTCTCTGAGAAAAGCGATGCCATCGCAAAAGGCCTTGCATCACATTTCGGTTTTGATATTCTGGACGCCTGCATGCCTTATGACAATCTGCGCCAGGAAGGCGATGTTATCGTGAGAAGGATGAGCGGGGTCCTGCCGGGAGAGAGGATCTCCGTCAACGGCACGGTTATCGGCACTGCCACGGATGCACATGTCGAGATCATGGCCCGTGACGGAAGGATTGTCGGCGGGAGAGGGATCAATCTCAAGAGGCACGGTCTGGAGAAGCTCCCCTATGTCGATCTGAGATCCGCGATACTTAGAAGTGGGTCTGTGCGGAGAACCGCAGGGATGCTGAAACCAAGGATTTCCTCTGTCAAAACGAGCAGGAACGGCAGGTTCGCGATCATAGATCATGCTGCAGAGGAATCATTCGAGCATGCATCAGATGCATCATTTGTAATAACTATAGGAGACGATACAACTGCCATCGCCGGAGATGTTCTCTCCAGGCTTGGGATACCGGTGCTGGGGATAGTCGATGGCGATCTCGACTGCATCTGCAACGGGCTTGTCATGCCGGAGGGGAGCGTGGTCGTCAGGGTTAGAGAGGGGAACGATGACATAATCGGAAGGGCCATAAAAGCGATATCGGAAAAGCACAGACCGTCAAGCCTGAATGAGGCGCTGGATATGGTGAGAGAGGTGGCTGGAGAGCGCATCGTCTCCGTCATCCGATGCAACGGCAGATGA
- a CDS encoding bifunctional ADP-dependent NAD(P)H-hydrate dehydratase/NAD(P)H-hydrate epimerase: MRYISAEEMGAIDANCAYLGISTLQLMENAGAALANEIRAIGGRRIAIIAGRGNNGGDAFVAARHLDDLDVTVFLIGRARDISTEEARRNWDVLRRLEFDLREIKDVSEIDLSGYDVVVDALFGTGVRGPIKGLEGDIIDLINSCGKHIVSVDVPSGMGTGKEVSPDITVTFHRPKIGMRGDFRVVSIGIPRMAEFLVGPGDLKLLGRRGPESHKGDSGRILVIGGGPYTGAPALSAMAALRAGADIVTVAAPKSAADTISSFSPNMIVRPLTSDRLCMADIDILKGLIPRHDVVVIGMGLGRDEETLKAVSQILPLCDRVVIDADALQPDMPLKGIVTPHAGEFRRISGLDLPKGKERIEIVKRFAREMGLVVLLKGRMDIITDGEIVRGNTTGNPGMTVGGTGDVLAGITGAFYARADALRAAAAAAFVNGRAGDLVYRERDFGMVATDLIDKIPEAMMV, encoded by the coding sequence ATGCGCTATATTTCAGCTGAGGAGATGGGCGCGATAGATGCGAACTGCGCGTATCTCGGTATATCCACGCTCCAGCTCATGGAGAATGCGGGAGCAGCGCTTGCGAATGAGATCAGGGCAATCGGTGGAAGGAGAATCGCCATAATCGCCGGCAGGGGGAACAACGGCGGCGACGCTTTTGTGGCTGCACGCCACCTCGACGATCTCGATGTGACTGTATTCCTCATAGGGCGCGCGAGGGATATATCCACAGAGGAGGCCAGGAGAAACTGGGATGTGCTCAGGCGCCTCGAGTTCGATCTGAGGGAGATCAAGGATGTGAGTGAGATAGATCTCAGCGGATACGATGTTGTCGTCGACGCCCTCTTCGGCACAGGTGTTCGCGGCCCGATAAAAGGCCTTGAGGGGGATATCATAGATCTCATTAATTCCTGCGGAAAGCATATCGTATCGGTCGACGTGCCGAGCGGAATGGGCACCGGAAAAGAGGTCTCCCCGGATATCACGGTGACATTCCACCGCCCGAAGATCGGGATGAGGGGCGATTTCAGGGTCGTGAGTATCGGCATACCGAGAATGGCCGAGTTCCTCGTCGGCCCCGGTGATCTGAAGCTTCTGGGGAGAAGGGGGCCTGAGAGCCACAAGGGCGACAGCGGAAGGATACTGGTGATAGGCGGCGGGCCGTACACGGGCGCCCCAGCGCTCTCTGCGATGGCCGCCCTCCGCGCGGGCGCGGACATAGTCACAGTCGCGGCTCCGAAGAGCGCCGCTGATACGATCTCCTCGTTCTCGCCGAACATGATCGTCAGGCCTCTGACATCAGACCGATTGTGCATGGCTGACATTGATATCCTGAAGGGCCTGATACCGAGACATGATGTGGTCGTCATCGGCATGGGTCTGGGAAGGGACGAGGAGACGCTGAAAGCGGTATCGCAGATACTCCCGCTTTGCGATAGGGTCGTGATAGATGCCGACGCGCTACAGCCGGATATGCCGCTGAAGGGGATAGTGACGCCGCATGCCGGAGAGTTCAGGCGCATAAGCGGGCTGGATCTCCCGAAGGGGAAGGAGCGGATTGAGATTGTGAAGAGGTTCGCCCGGGAGATGGGGCTTGTCGTTCTTCTCAAGGGAAGGATGGATATAATCACGGATGGGGAGATCGTGAGGGGGAACACCACAGGAAACCCGGGTATGACTGTCGGAGGGACGGGGGATGTTCTTGCAGGCATAACAGGGGCGTTTTATGCGCGTGCGGATGCCTTGAGGGCGGCTGCAGCTGCTGCATTCGTCAACGGCAGGGCCGGGGATCTCGTCTACCGCGAGAGGGATTTTGGGATGGTGGCCACGGATCTGATCGACAAGATTCCCGAGGCGATGATGGTCTGA
- the moaC gene encoding cyclic pyranopterin monophosphate synthase MoaC: protein MIRDNNGMVDITDKPPVRRTATASGLIKLRRSTIEAIVSGRVSKGDVLTTARISAINAVKETPRLIPMCHNIPITGVDTEVSLEDSAVRVKVKVTSVGRTGVEMEALTGASVALLTIWDMVKSLEKDEHGCYPDTSIEYIRVEEKVKDL from the coding sequence ATGATAAGAGACAACAATGGCATGGTTGACATCACCGACAAGCCTCCTGTCAGGAGAACCGCAACAGCATCCGGTCTGATAAAGCTCAGACGCAGCACGATCGAGGCTATTGTGTCTGGGAGGGTGAGCAAGGGAGATGTCCTCACGACAGCCAGGATATCCGCGATAAATGCCGTGAAGGAGACCCCGCGCCTGATACCTATGTGTCATAACATCCCTATCACAGGGGTCGATACTGAGGTTTCCCTGGAGGATTCAGCGGTTCGCGTTAAGGTGAAGGTGACATCTGTCGGCAGGACAGGAGTCGAGATGGAGGCGCTCACAGGCGCATCTGTGGCCCTTCTAACAATATGGGATATGGTCAAATCCCTGGAGAAGGATGAGCATGGATGCTATCCAGATACATCGATCGAATACATACGAGTCGAGGAGAAGGTAAAGGATCTGTGA